In Chryseobacterium culicis, the following proteins share a genomic window:
- a CDS encoding bacteriocin-like protein: protein MKNLKKLQKGQLKNISGGANLPETDFCMYYCNGTIVCATCSDDFKCPDTNSDM from the coding sequence ATGAAAAATTTAAAAAAACTACAAAAAGGCCAATTAAAAAACATTTCTGGAGGTGCTAATCTTCCTGAAACAGATTTCTGTATGTACTACTGCAATGGAACCATTGTATGTGCTACCTGCAGTGATGATTTTAAATGCCCGGACACAAACAGTGATATGTAA
- a CDS encoding bacteriocin-like protein codes for MKNLKKLSRDDKRSIVAGVNFPAYCLEGGGPGEGGCSAGQICSGGKCVPYENPGGGENPGGGGDTYTCICPWGTFTQPTPCPEFYCITG; via the coding sequence ATGAAAAATTTAAAAAAACTTTCAAGAGACGACAAGAGAAGTATTGTTGCGGGGGTCAATTTTCCAGCCTATTGCTTAGAAGGCGGTGGACCGGGAGAAGGAGGATGTTCTGCAGGACAAATCTGCTCAGGGGGAAAATGTGTTCCTTACGAAAATCCTGGAGGTGGAGAAAATCCTGGCGGTGGTGGAGATACATACACCTGCATCTGTCCATGGGGTACTTTTACACAACCTACACCATGTCCTGAATTTTATTGTATAACAGGATAG
- a CDS encoding isopenicillin N synthase family dioxygenase, with the protein MDKIPSVDLRDFLSDNPERKQKFVNEIGKAYEEIGFVALKGHFLDDNLVDDLYGEVKNFFEQPVETKQKYEIPGIGGQRGYVGFGKETAKGFKKGDLKEFWHFGQYLSDDSKYKTEYPDNVIVDELPKFNEVGKEAFQMLEKTGQYVLRALALHLGLNEFYFDDKIAEGNSILRPIHYPPITEEPDDAVRAAAHGDINLITLLMGAQGKGLQVQNHNGEWIDAIAEPDELMINVGDMLSRHTNNKLKSTIHRVVNPPREMWSTSRYSIPFFMHPISAMSLNALENCVDENNPKLYEDTTAGEFLHERLIELGLIKK; encoded by the coding sequence ATGGATAAAATACCTAGTGTAGACCTGCGTGATTTCCTTTCGGACAACCCGGAACGCAAACAGAAATTTGTAAATGAAATCGGAAAAGCTTATGAAGAAATTGGTTTTGTAGCCTTAAAAGGCCACTTTCTTGATGACAACCTAGTGGATGATTTGTATGGAGAGGTAAAAAACTTTTTTGAACAACCAGTGGAAACGAAACAGAAGTATGAGATTCCAGGAATTGGTGGACAGAGAGGCTATGTAGGATTCGGTAAAGAAACTGCAAAAGGTTTCAAAAAAGGAGACTTAAAAGAATTTTGGCATTTCGGACAGTATCTGTCTGATGATTCAAAATACAAAACTGAGTATCCAGACAATGTAATCGTTGATGAACTTCCAAAATTCAACGAAGTAGGTAAAGAGGCATTCCAGATGCTTGAGAAAACAGGACAGTATGTGTTAAGAGCTTTAGCATTGCACCTTGGGTTAAATGAGTTTTATTTTGATGATAAAATCGCAGAAGGAAATTCTATTTTAAGACCTATTCACTATCCGCCAATCACCGAAGAACCAGATGATGCGGTAAGAGCTGCTGCTCACGGAGACATTAACCTTATTACCCTTTTAATGGGAGCACAGGGTAAAGGTCTTCAGGTTCAAAACCACAACGGAGAATGGATTGATGCTATTGCAGAACCGGATGAACTGATGATCAATGTTGGAGATATGCTTTCAAGACACACCAACAACAAATTGAAATCTACCATCCACAGAGTGGTAAACCCGCCAAGAGAAATGTGGAGTACTTCAAGGTATTCAATTCCTTTCTTTATGCATCCTATCAGTGCAATGTCTTTAAATGCACTTGAGAACTGTGTAGATGAAAACAATCCAAAATTATACGAAGATACAACTGCCGGAGAATTCCTGCATGAAAGATTAATCGAATTAGGATTGATTAAAAAATAA